One region of Rhodocaloribacter litoris genomic DNA includes:
- a CDS encoding CcmD family protein, which yields MLPALSLQEAPRAAQAAPYDSLWPGALPTQPPTGLEQVMLAHDKLYVVLAVVLIIWFGLLFFLYRTDRKLDALERTVEERIPEEHDDF from the coding sequence ATGCTCCCCGCCCTTTCCCTCCAGGAGGCCCCCCGGGCCGCACAGGCCGCCCCGTACGACAGCCTCTGGCCCGGCGCCCTGCCCACCCAGCCCCCCACCGGACTCGAACAGGTGATGCTCGCCCACGACAAGCTCTACGTCGTCCTGGCCGTCGTGCTCATCATCTGGTTCGGCCTCCTTTTCTTCCTCTACCGCACCGACCGCAAACTCGACGCGCTGGAACGAACCGTCGAAGAACGCATTCCCGAAGAACACGACGACTTTTAG
- the ccsA gene encoding cytochrome c biogenesis protein: MKETQAGVDVKRYRLVRNVVAVWLTGMIVAAFVRDIPRLSILEHTARNLYFHVPMWFTMMAAAFVSAYHSLQVLRTGDLLRDIRALQAARVGFAFGLLGLATGIVWARFTWYVGTSIWWNFDPRQTMAAVQLLIYGAYFVLRTAIDEPHRRARMAAVYNLFAASTVPFLLYIVPRQMPSLHPGAEGNPAFSETDLAPAMRPIFYAAVLGFLGLFWVLYTQRVRLARLKHRLQGDPEY, translated from the coding sequence ATGAAGGAAACGCAAGCGGGCGTCGACGTGAAGCGGTACCGGCTGGTGCGCAACGTGGTGGCCGTGTGGCTGACGGGGATGATCGTCGCCGCGTTCGTCCGCGACATCCCGCGCCTGAGCATCCTCGAACACACGGCGCGTAACCTCTACTTCCACGTGCCGATGTGGTTCACGATGATGGCCGCCGCCTTCGTCTCGGCCTACCACTCGCTGCAGGTGCTGCGCACGGGCGACCTGCTGCGCGACATCCGGGCCCTGCAGGCGGCCCGCGTCGGCTTTGCCTTCGGGCTGCTGGGACTCGCCACCGGCATCGTCTGGGCTCGCTTCACCTGGTACGTGGGCACCAGCATCTGGTGGAACTTCGACCCGCGCCAGACGATGGCGGCCGTGCAACTCCTGATCTACGGCGCCTACTTCGTCCTCCGCACCGCCATCGACGAGCCGCACCGGCGCGCCCGGATGGCGGCCGTCTACAACCTGTTCGCGGCCTCCACCGTCCCGTTCCTGCTCTACATCGTCCCCCGCCAGATGCCGAGCCTCCACCCCGGCGCCGAGGGCAACCCGGCCTTCAGCGAAACGGACCTGGCCCCGGCCATGCGCCCGATCTTCTACGCCGCCGTGCTCGGCTTCCTGGGCCTCTTCTGGGTCCTCTACACGCAGCGCGTGCGCCTGGCCCGGCTCAAGCACCGCCTCCAGGGCGACCCCGAATACTGA
- a CDS encoding heme exporter protein CcmB — protein MNWLYGTWAVFEKDLRLELRSRYAVSMLLLFVLSSLLLVAFGLGPVTVSPRVQSALLWVVILFSAAVGLGRAFISEEERGTVLLLRLNTRGSMVYAGKLLFNFLLVLGVNLVALGAFILLLRVAVQAPGLLLATLVLGALGLAGATTLLAALIARAANRGPLLPVLLFPLLVPLLLSVVSATRAALPGGNGWREAGDELTTLFGFAGVVITVSVLLFDHVWNE, from the coding sequence ATGAACTGGCTCTACGGCACCTGGGCGGTCTTCGAGAAGGACCTGCGGCTGGAGTTGCGCAGCCGCTATGCCGTGAGCATGCTCCTGCTGTTCGTGCTCTCGTCGCTGCTGCTGGTGGCCTTCGGCCTCGGCCCGGTGACGGTGAGCCCGCGCGTGCAATCCGCGCTGCTCTGGGTGGTGATCCTGTTCTCGGCAGCCGTCGGGCTGGGCCGGGCGTTCATCAGCGAGGAGGAGCGCGGGACGGTGCTGCTGCTGCGGCTCAACACCCGGGGCAGCATGGTCTACGCGGGCAAGCTCCTGTTCAACTTCCTGCTGGTGCTGGGGGTGAACCTAGTGGCGCTGGGGGCGTTCATCCTGCTCCTGCGCGTGGCGGTGCAGGCCCCGGGCCTGCTGCTGGCGACGCTCGTGCTGGGCGCCCTTGGCCTGGCCGGCGCCACGACGCTGCTGGCGGCGCTCATCGCACGGGCGGCCAACCGGGGGCCCCTGCTGCCGGTGCTGCTCTTTCCGCTGCTGGTGCCGCTGCTGCTCTCGGTCGTGAGCGCCACCCGGGCCGCCCTGCCCGGCGGCAACGGCTGGCGCGAAGCCGGCGACGAACTGACGACGCTCTTCGGCTTCGCCGGCGTCGTCATCACCGTCTCGGTGCTCCTGTTCGACCACGTGTGGAACGAATGA
- the murB gene encoding UDP-N-acetylmuramate dehydrogenase, with translation MNRNAKALLDTGLTSALADALGPERLRCGVPLAPYTTFRIGGPADLFFEARTPEELARAITVARQLGLPYFLLGLGANILVGDGGFRGLVIRNAARAFRIHPATHRLWAASGAIVYPDVIEAAVAAGLSGLEHYVGIPSTVGGALWQNLHFLSPDRSRTMFIEEVFLEAELLTAEGERRTAGRDYFRFGYDYSVLHERDDIVLSATFQLAPADPARMRAVMAANLAWRRERHPPLETEPSAGSIFKKIEGIGAGRLIDQCGLKGTRIGGAEITHRHANIIVNRGGATAADVRALIALAQEVVERETGYRLEPEIAFVGDFGPPPA, from the coding sequence ATGAACCGGAACGCCAAAGCCCTCCTCGACACCGGCCTCACGTCGGCCCTGGCAGACGCCCTGGGGCCGGAACGCCTCCGCTGTGGCGTTCCGCTGGCTCCCTACACCACGTTCAGGATCGGCGGGCCGGCCGACCTTTTCTTCGAGGCCCGAACGCCGGAGGAGCTCGCCCGTGCAATCACCGTGGCGCGGCAGCTGGGCCTCCCCTATTTCCTGCTCGGCCTCGGGGCCAACATCCTCGTGGGCGACGGGGGCTTTCGCGGGCTGGTCATCCGCAACGCCGCCCGCGCTTTCCGCATCCACCCCGCAACGCACCGCCTCTGGGCCGCCAGCGGTGCCATCGTCTATCCGGATGTCATCGAGGCGGCGGTCGCGGCAGGCCTCTCCGGCCTGGAGCACTACGTCGGCATCCCCTCAACGGTCGGCGGCGCCCTCTGGCAGAACCTGCACTTCCTCTCGCCGGACCGCTCCCGCACGATGTTCATCGAAGAGGTCTTCCTGGAGGCCGAGCTCCTCACGGCCGAGGGCGAGCGCCGCACCGCCGGCCGGGACTACTTCCGCTTCGGCTACGACTACTCGGTCCTGCATGAGCGGGACGACATCGTCCTCTCGGCCACCTTCCAGCTCGCTCCGGCGGACCCGGCCCGGATGCGCGCGGTCATGGCGGCCAACCTGGCCTGGCGACGCGAGCGCCACCCCCCGCTGGAGACCGAACCGAGCGCCGGCTCCATCTTCAAAAAGATCGAAGGCATCGGCGCCGGCCGCCTCATCGACCAGTGCGGGTTGAAGGGGACGCGCATCGGCGGCGCCGAGATCACCCACCGCCACGCCAACATCATCGTGAACCGGGGCGGGGCCACGGCCGCCGACGTGCGAGCGCTGATCGCCCTGGCGCAGGAGGTCGTCGAGCGGGAGACGGGCTACCGGCTCGAGCCCGAGATCGCCTTCGTGGGCGACTTCGGCCCGCCGCCCGCGTGA
- a CDS encoding prohibitin family protein, which yields MATNNYPNLTRALARMGVLVLLFILLAAMAGGCMTTTIGSGQAGVKYSIFGGTDLNQTFGEGLQVHAPWVDIIRYDVRVEEKLEAMEVLSSNGLNIGMDVSVRWQPEVDRLPQLHTTYGTDYYRKLIQPELRSAVREVVGRYTPEQLYSSKRTELQGQIFERVKTGVEPRFVKVEAVLIRDVRLPEQIRVAIENKLKEEQEAERYQYTLEKERLEAERKRIEAEGEAEYQRIITQSLSSQFLRFKGIEATQLLANSPNTKTIIIGAGDDGLPVILGGQ from the coding sequence ATGGCGACGAACAACTATCCGAACCTGACCCGTGCCCTGGCGCGCATGGGCGTGCTCGTCTTGCTCTTCATCCTCCTTGCCGCGATGGCCGGGGGATGCATGACCACCACGATCGGCTCCGGCCAGGCCGGCGTCAAGTACAGCATCTTCGGAGGCACCGACCTGAACCAGACCTTCGGCGAAGGGCTTCAGGTGCATGCTCCGTGGGTGGACATCATCCGGTACGACGTGCGCGTGGAAGAGAAGCTGGAAGCCATGGAAGTGCTTTCCTCCAACGGCCTGAACATCGGCATGGACGTCTCGGTTCGCTGGCAACCGGAGGTGGACAGGCTCCCGCAGCTTCACACCACCTACGGCACGGATTACTACCGGAAGCTCATCCAGCCGGAGCTGCGCAGCGCCGTGCGCGAGGTGGTGGGGCGCTATACGCCGGAGCAGCTCTATTCGAGCAAGCGCACCGAGTTGCAGGGGCAGATCTTCGAGCGGGTGAAAACGGGCGTCGAGCCGCGCTTCGTCAAGGTCGAAGCCGTCCTCATTCGCGACGTGCGCCTGCCGGAGCAGATCCGGGTGGCCATCGAGAACAAGCTGAAGGAGGAACAGGAGGCCGAACGGTACCAGTACACGCTGGAGAAAGAGCGCCTGGAGGCCGAGCGCAAGCGCATCGAGGCCGAAGGCGAGGCCGAGTACCAGCGCATCATCACACAGAGCCTCTCCTCGCAGTTCCTCCGCTTCAAGGGCATCGAGGCCACGCAGCTGCTCGCCAACTCGCCCAACACCAAGACCATCATCATCGGTGCCGGCGACGACGGCCTGCCGGTGATCCTGGGAGGGCAGTAG
- a CDS encoding MGMT family protein, producing the protein MTKQVRDDFFRRVWEVVERIPPGRVTTYGHIAAYLGTRSAARTVGWALNAAAGTALPCHRVVNRFGALSGRVHFGGPFIMEDLLRSEGITFTGDGRVDLEKHLWDPASPEEGEPPPLAEVS; encoded by the coding sequence ATGACTAAGCAGGTACGTGACGACTTTTTCCGGCGGGTATGGGAGGTCGTCGAACGGATCCCGCCGGGGCGTGTGACGACCTACGGGCACATCGCGGCCTACCTGGGCACCCGGAGTGCCGCACGGACGGTGGGCTGGGCGCTGAACGCGGCCGCTGGGACGGCCCTGCCCTGCCACCGCGTGGTCAACCGCTTCGGAGCCCTCTCCGGCCGTGTGCATTTCGGCGGGCCGTTCATCATGGAGGACCTGCTCCGGAGCGAGGGCATCACGTTCACCGGAGACGGCCGGGTCGATCTGGAAAAGCATCTCTGGGACCCGGCATCGCCGGAGGAAGGGGAGCCCCCTCCCCTGGCCGAGGTGTCGTAG
- a CDS encoding TonB-dependent receptor domain-containing protein, with product MRRSDPKSKYLGLCLGLALLAPVPVLAQQGSLQGRVTDAETNEGLPGANVLLVDVQMGTATDLDGNYAIREVPPGTYTVRFSFVGYRTQQQTVTIGTSPVELNVALQPDYTGLEEVVVTGIASARSKATADVSVGRIDAEQLQELNAYQDVSQLLTGKVNGVSVQPASGNVAGGIRFVMRSSTGLNGNGQPVIYVDGVRIDNAQVTGFGVGGQGVSMLANINPEDIESIDILKGPAGAALYGTSGSNGVVLITTKRGRLAAGGAVPFNVNYKGVLGVNEQAEEYNPFNAANPDIANNFFREGLISQHSLSVSGGSQTVRFFSSYDRRLEKGHLRNNKQDRQSFRANFEAFPSDKVTIRANAAYTLNEIDRPQNDNNIFGYLGNTLLSARPFIFTDSAAIEAIKNTQRIGRFLGSVEAEYRPIDRLVLRASVGFDGTDLRNDESFPANFSYSGRTNGERNIFNRRNEQYTYDFNARYSYGITSSLSATTIVGTQAFNQINRNFFFTKQNFSTELITNIGAGADFISGDEGFVHSREAGIYGQQELNFQEKLFVTLGLRRDFASTVGDRAPSIWYPKASLALRVDNLTELPRQISFLKLRAAYGETGQLPGLLDGSFLRWQAEPSGYGAGAVTSFIGNPAIEPERVREFEVGLESELFGNVGLDLTYYFQQAENSIIDFNNAPSTGLTASSVPFNVGRSEGWGFETSLTAAPVRTRNFGVDFAFLWNYQKNEVKDLGGAQPIFDGFDINVIKEGLPRDAFYTWSSRAKFNDDGSYAGPELTTTDEDGDGQPDRKFFGTPYPEHNGSFSLNVRFLKNFTVSALAEWFLGNEVFNNTRLFMRRFGALAERNIALVQVGLVEDPCSVNLCDADGNLRPEFRDRNVQALTVGSPEYREAAETVARTEFTFGGVDLDGNFIESADFLRLREISIRYDFTDLLRKANVSRYVRSASFTLSARNLWMTSKYSGADPEVNFAGARSASRAQDFLTLPQPRVLYGTLTIGL from the coding sequence ATGAGACGATCTGACCCCAAGAGCAAGTATCTCGGCCTGTGCCTGGGGCTGGCGTTGCTGGCCCCGGTGCCGGTCCTGGCCCAGCAGGGCAGCCTCCAGGGCCGCGTCACGGACGCCGAGACCAACGAAGGCCTTCCCGGTGCCAACGTGCTGTTGGTCGACGTGCAGATGGGGACGGCTACCGACCTCGACGGTAACTATGCCATCCGGGAGGTGCCGCCCGGGACCTACACGGTGCGCTTCAGCTTCGTCGGTTACCGGACCCAGCAGCAGACGGTCACCATCGGCACGAGCCCTGTGGAACTGAACGTGGCCCTGCAGCCCGACTATACCGGGCTGGAAGAGGTCGTCGTCACCGGCATCGCTTCGGCCCGCTCGAAGGCCACGGCCGACGTGTCCGTCGGCCGTATCGATGCCGAGCAGTTGCAGGAGCTGAACGCCTACCAGGACGTCTCGCAGCTGCTCACCGGTAAGGTGAACGGCGTCAGCGTGCAGCCCGCCTCGGGCAACGTGGCCGGGGGCATCCGCTTCGTGATGCGCTCGAGCACCGGCCTCAACGGCAACGGCCAGCCCGTCATCTACGTCGACGGCGTCCGGATCGACAACGCCCAGGTGACCGGCTTCGGCGTCGGGGGGCAGGGCGTCTCGATGCTGGCCAACATCAACCCCGAAGACATCGAGAGCATCGACATCCTCAAGGGGCCGGCCGGGGCCGCCCTCTACGGTACCAGCGGCTCGAACGGGGTGGTGCTCATCACCACCAAGCGGGGACGGCTGGCCGCCGGCGGCGCCGTACCCTTCAACGTGAACTACAAGGGGGTGCTCGGGGTCAACGAACAGGCCGAGGAGTACAACCCCTTCAACGCCGCCAACCCGGACATCGCCAACAACTTTTTCCGTGAGGGCCTCATCAGCCAGCACTCACTGAGCGTCTCGGGCGGCTCGCAGACGGTGCGCTTCTTCAGCTCGTACGACCGCCGGCTCGAGAAAGGCCACCTGCGCAACAACAAGCAGGACCGCCAGAGCTTCCGGGCCAACTTCGAGGCCTTCCCCTCGGACAAGGTCACGATCCGGGCCAACGCTGCCTATACCCTCAACGAGATCGACCGGCCGCAGAACGACAACAACATCTTCGGCTACCTGGGCAACACGTTGCTCTCGGCCAGGCCGTTCATCTTTACCGACAGCGCGGCCATCGAGGCCATCAAGAACACGCAGCGGATCGGGCGTTTCCTGGGGTCGGTCGAGGCCGAATACCGCCCCATCGACCGGCTCGTGCTGCGCGCCTCCGTCGGCTTCGACGGCACCGACCTGCGCAACGACGAGAGCTTCCCGGCCAACTTTTCCTATTCGGGTCGCACCAACGGGGAACGCAACATCTTCAACCGGCGCAACGAGCAGTACACGTACGACTTCAACGCCCGGTACAGCTATGGCATCACGTCCTCGCTCAGCGCCACCACCATCGTGGGGACGCAGGCCTTCAACCAGATCAACCGTAACTTCTTCTTCACCAAGCAGAACTTCTCCACGGAACTGATCACGAACATCGGTGCCGGGGCGGACTTCATCAGCGGGGATGAAGGGTTCGTGCACTCGCGGGAGGCCGGCATCTACGGGCAGCAGGAACTGAACTTCCAGGAGAAGCTGTTCGTGACGCTGGGCCTGCGGCGCGACTTTGCCAGCACGGTCGGGGATCGGGCCCCGTCGATCTGGTATCCGAAGGCCAGCCTGGCGCTCCGGGTGGACAACCTGACCGAGTTGCCGCGCCAGATCAGCTTCCTGAAGCTGCGGGCCGCTTACGGCGAGACCGGCCAGCTTCCCGGCCTGCTCGACGGGTCGTTCCTGCGCTGGCAGGCCGAACCCTCGGGCTACGGCGCCGGCGCGGTGACCAGCTTCATCGGCAACCCCGCCATCGAGCCCGAGCGCGTGCGCGAGTTCGAGGTCGGCCTCGAATCCGAGCTCTTCGGCAACGTCGGGCTGGACCTGACCTACTACTTCCAGCAGGCTGAAAACTCGATCATCGACTTCAACAATGCCCCCTCGACCGGCCTGACGGCCAGTTCGGTGCCGTTCAACGTCGGCAGGTCCGAAGGGTGGGGCTTTGAAACCAGCCTTACGGCCGCGCCCGTGCGCACGCGCAACTTCGGCGTGGACTTCGCCTTCCTGTGGAACTACCAGAAGAACGAGGTCAAGGACCTGGGCGGCGCCCAGCCCATCTTCGACGGCTTCGACATCAATGTCATCAAGGAGGGGCTGCCGCGGGACGCCTTCTACACCTGGTCCTCCCGGGCCAAGTTCAACGATGACGGCAGCTATGCCGGCCCCGAACTGACGACTACCGACGAGGACGGCGACGGCCAGCCGGACCGCAAGTTCTTCGGGACACCGTATCCCGAGCACAACGGCTCGTTCTCCCTCAACGTACGCTTCCTGAAAAACTTCACTGTCAGTGCGCTGGCCGAGTGGTTCCTCGGCAACGAGGTCTTCAACAACACCCGGCTGTTCATGCGTCGTTTCGGGGCGCTGGCCGAGCGCAACATCGCCCTGGTGCAGGTCGGGCTCGTAGAGGATCCTTGCAGCGTCAACCTGTGCGATGCGGACGGCAACCTGCGACCCGAATTCCGGGACCGGAACGTGCAGGCGCTGACCGTCGGCTCGCCTGAGTACCGCGAGGCCGCCGAGACGGTGGCCCGCACCGAGTTCACGTTCGGCGGCGTTGACCTCGACGGCAACTTCATCGAGAGTGCCGACTTCCTCCGGCTGCGCGAAATCAGCATCCGGTACGACTTCACGGACCTGCTTCGCAAGGCGAACGTCAGCCGGTATGTGCGTTCGGCCAGCTTCACGCTCTCGGCGCGCAACCTGTGGATGACCTCGAAATACAGCGGGGCCGACCCCGAGGTCAACTTCGCCGGGGCCCGCAGCGCCAGCCGGGCGCAGGACTTCCTGACGCTGCCGCAGCCGCGGGTGCTCTACGGTACGCTGACCATCGGCCTGTGA
- a CDS encoding GNAT family N-acetyltransferase: protein MAVSPDIRPSPPNRPGLEPVPVRIEVVGLEALDVLARLNMAVFREQRIINSFDRLDLMILLAYVDEAAVGFKVGYRESRFTFYSAKGGVLPAYRRRGIARQLLYEMMDRARARGYTHFAFDTFPNMHPGMTILGLNEGFRVMKADYNPTYRDYRLRFEKKL from the coding sequence ATGGCTGTCTCACCCGACATCCGCCCCTCGCCCCCGAACCGTCCCGGCCTCGAACCGGTGCCGGTGCGCATCGAAGTCGTGGGCCTGGAGGCCCTGGACGTGCTCGCCCGGTTGAACATGGCCGTCTTCCGGGAACAGCGCATCATCAATTCCTTCGACCGCCTCGATCTGATGATCCTCCTGGCCTACGTCGACGAGGCGGCCGTGGGATTCAAGGTGGGCTACCGCGAGAGCCGCTTCACGTTCTATAGCGCCAAAGGCGGCGTGCTGCCGGCCTACCGGCGGCGCGGCATCGCCCGGCAACTCCTCTACGAGATGATGGACCGCGCCCGGGCACGGGGCTACACCCATTTCGCCTTCGACACCTTCCCGAACATGCACCCCGGCATGACCATCCTCGGCCTCAACGAGGGATTCCGCGTCATGAAGGCGGACTACAACCCCACCTATCGAGACTACCGCCTGCGCTTCGAAAAGAAGCTCTGA
- a CDS encoding DUF5989 family protein, whose protein sequence is MGKLRILGEFWQFLRVRKKYWLAPILIVLMLLSLLIVLTQGSALAPFIYALF, encoded by the coding sequence ATGGGTAAGCTCCGCATCCTCGGTGAGTTCTGGCAGTTCCTGCGCGTGCGCAAGAAATACTGGCTGGCCCCGATCCTGATCGTGCTGATGTTGCTGAGCCTGCTGATCGTGCTCACGCAGGGCTCGGCCCTAGCCCCGTTCATCTACGCGCTTTTCTAG
- a CDS encoding ABC transporter permease has product MRTVAASPFSSVFLLLVRAFFYEVWESLRIALRAIGTHKMRSILTTLGIIIGIVSVTAMATVVNGIEQDFEQDMAVLGTDVLYIERWPWVGSPGMKWWEYINRPYITADLADAIAAHSRHAVAVVPVADTRRTVAYEGRTLHDVTVLGVRASYPLVHPVDLAAGYFFSDFDERSARPVCIIGAEVADRLFPIVDPLGKTLRLDGHKYLVVGVMVRRGSGAEGPGSVDTQVIIPFNAFKHHFGVSRRDVSVRVRVRDPALIEEAKDELTGILRVARKLDAREENDFEINDQQSLRAQIAPVKTAIYGIGIGLTALALLVGGIGVMNIMFVSVKERTREIGIRKAVGAKRRTILAQFLIEAVVVSMVGGLLGVLVSLPLTMLIRMILPATLDMTVVVIAFGICAAVGTVFGLAPAWTAARANPIEALRYE; this is encoded by the coding sequence GTGCGTACCGTAGCGGCCAGCCCGTTCTCATCAGTCTTTCTTCTGCTCGTGCGCGCGTTTTTCTACGAAGTGTGGGAGAGCCTGCGGATCGCCCTCCGGGCCATCGGCACCCACAAGATGCGGTCGATCCTGACGACCCTGGGGATCATCATCGGTATCGTCTCGGTGACCGCGATGGCGACCGTGGTCAACGGGATCGAGCAGGATTTCGAGCAGGATATGGCGGTGCTGGGTACCGACGTGCTCTACATTGAGCGCTGGCCCTGGGTGGGCAGCCCCGGCATGAAATGGTGGGAATACATCAACCGCCCGTACATCACGGCCGACCTGGCCGATGCCATCGCGGCGCATTCCAGGCATGCCGTAGCCGTGGTGCCCGTGGCCGATACCCGGCGGACCGTCGCCTACGAGGGCCGCACGCTGCACGACGTGACCGTGCTCGGTGTGCGGGCTTCGTATCCGCTGGTTCACCCCGTGGACCTGGCCGCCGGCTATTTCTTCAGCGACTTCGACGAGCGCAGCGCCCGTCCCGTCTGCATCATCGGGGCCGAAGTGGCCGACCGGCTCTTTCCCATCGTCGATCCGCTCGGCAAGACCCTCCGCCTCGACGGGCACAAGTATCTGGTGGTCGGGGTGATGGTACGCCGGGGCAGCGGGGCGGAAGGGCCGGGTTCGGTCGATACGCAGGTCATCATCCCCTTCAACGCCTTCAAGCACCACTTCGGCGTCAGCCGGCGGGACGTGTCGGTGCGGGTCCGCGTGCGGGACCCGGCGCTGATCGAGGAGGCGAAGGACGAGTTGACGGGCATCCTCCGCGTGGCGCGCAAGCTCGACGCCCGGGAAGAGAACGACTTCGAGATCAACGACCAGCAGAGCCTGCGGGCTCAGATCGCCCCGGTGAAGACGGCCATCTACGGCATCGGCATCGGCCTGACGGCGCTGGCGCTGCTCGTCGGTGGCATCGGGGTGATGAACATCATGTTCGTCTCGGTCAAGGAACGCACGCGCGAGATCGGAATCCGCAAGGCCGTGGGCGCCAAGCGGCGGACGATCCTGGCGCAGTTCCTCATCGAGGCCGTGGTCGTCTCGATGGTGGGCGGGCTGCTGGGCGTCCTCGTCTCGCTGCCGCTGACGATGCTCATCCGCATGATCCTGCCCGCCACACTCGACATGACGGTGGTCGTCATCGCTTTCGGCATCTGCGCCGCCGTCGGGACCGTCTTCGGCCTGGCACCGGCCTGGACGGCCGCCCGCGCCAACCCGATCGAGGCCCTCCGGTATGAGTGA
- a CDS encoding ABC transporter permease, with product MAFLEAFRMAWDALRSHKLRSSLTLLGMVIGVFAIIVSVTGVEVIDVYFKDRLQFLGASTFTIRRTPSIQLGELDPSIRNRPAITYDQVERLARAMTTPVTISIIEDFALAAVRYENRETEPNVVLLGTDEHMPGNFSYEIEQGRFLSEQDLQYARPVIVLGSAVAEELFPIESPLGKTVRMDGHRYEVIGVLKEKGSFLGFNQDTRVFAPITRLMSLYGQPDRNIATISVRAHEPQHLRAAMDEVIGRFRVIRKVPPGRDNNFEIETNDSMQSIFEAFTGTLTLGGAVIGLIALLAAGIGIMNIMLVSVTERTREIGIRKAVGARRRDIMRQFLLEAFFLCQIGGVFGIVLGALVGNLVAVYFEISPAFPTGWAVGAVVMVTGIALLFGGYPAFKAAGLNPIESLRYE from the coding sequence ATGGCGTTTTTAGAGGCCTTTCGGATGGCCTGGGACGCGCTGCGGAGCCACAAGCTGCGCTCCTCGCTGACCCTGCTGGGCATGGTCATCGGGGTCTTTGCGATCATCGTCTCGGTCACCGGCGTCGAGGTCATCGACGTGTATTTCAAGGACCGGCTGCAGTTTCTGGGGGCCTCCACCTTCACCATTCGCCGGACGCCCTCCATCCAGCTGGGGGAGCTCGATCCGAGCATCCGCAACCGACCGGCCATCACCTACGACCAGGTCGAGCGCCTCGCACGTGCCATGACCACCCCGGTGACGATCAGCATCATCGAGGACTTTGCCCTCGCGGCGGTGCGCTACGAGAACCGGGAGACGGAGCCGAACGTGGTGCTCCTCGGCACGGATGAGCATATGCCGGGCAACTTCAGCTACGAGATCGAACAGGGGCGCTTCCTCTCCGAACAGGACCTGCAGTACGCCCGCCCGGTCATCGTGCTCGGCAGCGCGGTGGCCGAGGAGCTTTTTCCGATCGAATCCCCGCTCGGCAAGACCGTTCGCATGGACGGTCACCGCTATGAGGTCATCGGGGTGCTGAAGGAGAAAGGCAGCTTCCTCGGGTTCAACCAGGATACGCGGGTCTTTGCGCCGATCACGCGGCTGATGTCCCTCTACGGCCAGCCCGACCGTAACATTGCCACGATCAGTGTGCGGGCGCACGAGCCGCAACACCTCCGGGCGGCCATGGACGAGGTGATCGGGCGGTTTCGGGTCATTCGCAAGGTGCCGCCGGGACGCGACAACAACTTCGAGATTGAGACGAACGACTCGATGCAGAGCATCTTCGAAGCCTTCACCGGAACGCTCACGCTCGGCGGGGCCGTCATCGGCCTGATCGCCCTGCTGGCGGCCGGCATCGGCATCATGAACATCATGCTCGTCTCGGTGACCGAGCGGACGCGGGAGATCGGCATCCGCAAGGCGGTCGGGGCCCGCCGCCGCGACATCATGCGGCAGTTCCTGCTCGAAGCCTTCTTCCTGTGCCAGATCGGCGGGGTCTTCGGTATCGTGCTCGGGGCACTCGTGGGAAACCTGGTTGCCGTCTACTTCGAGATCTCCCCCGCCTTCCCGACCGGGTGGGCCGTCGGGGCGGTGGTCATGGTGACGGGCATCGCCCTGCTCTTCGGCGGGTACCCGGCCTTCAAAGCCGCCGGCCTCAATCCGATCGAGTCGTTGCGGTATGAGTAA